Proteins encoded in a region of the Takifugu flavidus isolate HTHZ2018 chromosome 8, ASM371156v2, whole genome shotgun sequence genome:
- the srpk3 gene encoding SRSF protein kinase 3 isoform X4, whose product MEQPANGPGTILSSEDAPQSTEEPHEAPKASQQTGAVPLPRETPSLPPQSTLQSHSPPPLSIPKTPSPFLDVINIPLLAPESTLQTAALPSLNVATSLKILSRSLSDAGRHPVLCPSHPLLVPQNSSTVPHRTPNTSLSLPEDHPVAFKSPPSTLHSVSQNAPEIPPACAPPFAPSPPLSPSHPEPFLLNSVTFTSSVSSHLLSPVCSTSSSGPRPLDSLGPPVPTMPSVAPQLITPPQMLSPPPPELTPPPAQQLGSDDEEQEDPTDYCKGGYYPVMIGDLFNGRYHVVRKLGWGHFSTVWLCWDLQKKRFVALKVVKSAPHYTETALDEIKLLRCVRDSDPSDPYRETIVQLIDDFKISGVNGVHVCMVMEVLGHQLLKWIIKSNYMGLPLVCVKAIIKQVLQGLDYLHTKCKIIHTDIKPENILLEVEEVYIRRLAAEATVWQRAGAPPPSGSSVSMAPRDLQVSVQVGKLSKNKKKKLKRKAKRQQRLLEERLVDIQKMEEDVAPADGTDSNAVNGNASCPPANSKASSESTCSWSDDRCNGHAPGRFSSPASGLSGFSSSVMSATSESALSTQSGCSSGRDAFSASEFILSPLDPGNAHKLKVKIADLGNACWVYKHFTEDIQTRQYRALEVLIGAEYGPPADIWSTACMAFELATGDYLFEPHSGEDYTRDEDHIAHIMELLGSVPLPFALSGRYSREYFNRRGNVWSLSCGHASSLSAPLAGFSNSKPLSGDLRHISNLKPWGLFEVLLEKYEWPLDQAAEFSDFLLTMLELQPDRRATAAQCLQHAWLNT is encoded by the exons ATGGAGCAGCCTGCCAATGGCCCAGGGACTATTTTGTCATCTGAAGATGCGCCACAAAGCACAGAAGAGCCGCACGAAGCCCCTAAAGCATCCCAGCAGACAGGCGCCGTGCCGTTACCCAGGGAAACCCCCTCCCTGCCACCACAGAGCACCCTTCAGAgccattctcctcctcccctgagCATCCCAAAGACTCCCTCGCCCTTTCTAGATGTCATAAATATCCCTCTTCTAGCTCCTGAAAGTACCCTCCAGACCGCTGCGCTACCCTCTCTAAACGTGGCGACTTCTCTTAAGATTTTGAGCCGCTCACTGTCCGACGCAGGCCGCCATCCCGTCCTCTGTCCCAGCCACCCGCTCCTAGTTCCCCAGAATTCCTCCACCGTGCCTCACAGGACTCCAAATACCTCTCTGAGTCTTCCTGAAGACCACCCGGTCGCCTTTAAATCACCTCCGAGCACATTGCACAgtgtttcccagaatgcacctgaaATCCCTCCAGCTTGTGCTCCGCCTTTTGCTCCCAGCCCGCCgctaagcccctcccaccccgAGCCCTTCCTGCTGAACTCGgtcaccttcacctccagcGTCTCGTCCCACCTGCTCTCTCCCGTCTGCTCCACGTCTTCCTCTGGGCCCCGTCCGCTGGACTCTTTGGGCCCTCCTGTTCCCACGATGCCCTCCGTCGCCCCTCAGCTGATCACGCCGCCCCAGATGCTCAGCCCACCCCCTCCTGAGTTAACCCCGCCTCCAGCCCAGCAGCTGGGATCTGACgatgaagaacaggaagaccCCACCGACTACTGCAAAG GTGGTTACTACCCGGTGATGATCGGTGACCTGTTTAACGGGAGGTACCATGTTGTGAGAAAACTGGGCTGGGGACATTTCTCTACTGTGTGGCTCTGCTGGGACCTGca GAAAAAGCGTTTTGTGGCGTTGAAGGTGGTGAAGAGCGCTCCCCATTACACGGAGACGGCTCTGGATGAGATCAAACTTCTCCGATGT GTGAGGGACAGCGACCCCTCTGACCCCTACAGAGAAACCATCGTCCAGCTGATCGATGACTTCAAGATCTCTGGAGTTAATGGAGTCC ATGTCTGCATGGTTATGGAGGTTTTGGGACATCAGCTGTTGAAATGGATCATCAAGTCAAACTACATGGGCCtccctctggtgtgtgtgaaggccatCATcaaacag GTCCTGCAGGGTCTCGACTACCTTCACACCAAATGTAAAATCATCCACACCGACATCAAACCAGAGAACATcttactggaggtggaggaggtgtaCATCAGGAGGCTGGCAGCCGAGGCCACCGTCTGGCAGAGAGCTggagccccgcccccctccgGCTCATCAG TTAGCATGGCTCCCAGGGATCTGCAGGTGAgtgtccag GTTGGTAAACTGTccaaaaacaagaagaagaagctgaagaggaaaGCGAAGCGTCAGCAGAGGCTGTTGGAGGAGAGACTGGTGGACATACAG aaaatggaggaggaCGTCGCGCCGGCTGACGGCACAGACAGTAACG CTGTGAACGGAAacgcttcctgtcctccagccaaTAGCAAGGCCAGCTCAGAGTCCACCTGCTCCTGGTCAGACGACAGGTGCAACGGCCACGCCCCCGGACGCTTCTCCAGCCCCGCCTCCGGGTTATCGGGCTTCTCCAGCTCCGTGATGTCGGCGACATCCGAGTCGGCCCTTTCCACTCAGTCGGGATGCTCGAGCGGGCGAGACG CCTTCAGCGCCTCAGAGTTCATCCTCAGCCCGCTGGATCCCGGCAACGCCCACAAACTGAAAGTGAAGATCGCCGACCTGGGGAACGCCTGCTGGGTG TACAAACACTTCACCGAGGACATCCAGACCAGGCAGTACAGAGCTCTGGAGGTTCTGATCGGAGCAGAGTACGGCCCTCCCGCAGACATCTGGAGCACTGCGTgcatg GCGTTTGAGTTGGCGACGGGAGATTACCTGTTTGAGCCTCACTCGGGTGAAGACTACACCAGAGATGAAG ACCACATCGCTCACatcatggagctgctggggtCCGTTCCTCTGCCCTTCGCTCTGTCTGGCAGGTACTCCAGAGAGTACTTCAACAGGAGAGGTAACGTctggagcctcagctgtggccaCGCCTCTTCGCTCTCAGCCCCTTTGGCTGGATTCTCTAATTCCAAACCCCTTTCAGGTGATCTGCGGCACATTTCCAACCTGAAGCCGTGGGGTCTGTTCGaggtgctgttggagaagtATGAGTGGCCCCTGGATCAGGCTGCGGAGTTCAGTGACTTCCTGCTGACcatgttggagctgcagcctgacCGCCGAGCGACAGCAGCACAGTGTCTGCAACACGCGTGGCTGAACACATAG